In Neoarius graeffei isolate fNeoGra1 chromosome 17, fNeoGra1.pri, whole genome shotgun sequence, a single window of DNA contains:
- the LOC132901242 gene encoding olfactory receptor 4K15-like, protein NILYIYFPGLVAIMEGDASLNNTNLTRFMAILTMEMLDLPPSIASFIFIFGIFTYCLILFFHSVLLVTIVVKRDLHKPMYILLFNLSICDLMGATGFYPQLVCSILFQTREISYPACALQGIVLHIYGTGSLLFLTVMSYDRYIAICKPLSYHNLMTEAILVKLIFIVWSVHFLNIVSLFTLTLNKEICRINIVDTFCNNPSLLKLSCEDTRLVNYYGLFGIALFQGSSILIVSLTYVKILITCLSTKQTQSISKAMQTCGMHLAVFLSFEVNAFLLLISHRLQSVSPHIRRAFGVSILIFPPILNPLIYSIFQRVMESLMKDLNVVVYLDDLLIMGRDEAEHLKNLDRVLQHLQES, encoded by the exons aatatactgtatatatattttccAGGCCTTGTCGCTATAATGGAGGGAGACGCATCTCTTAACAATACAAATTTGACACGTTTCATGGCAATTTTGACCATGGAAATGTTGGACCTACCACCATCCATTGCCTCTTTCATATTCATTTTTGGCATCTTCACATACTGTTTAATTTTGTTCTTCCACTCAGTGCTGCTTGTGACTATTGTTGTCAAAAGGGATCTGCATAAGCCCATGTACATACTGCTGTTTAATTTGTCCATATGTGACCTTATGGGAGCTACGGGTTTTTATCCACAGCTGGTTTGTAGTATATTGTTTCAGACGAGAGAAATCTCCTACCCTGCCTGTGCCTTGCAAGGCATCGTTCTTCACATCTATGGGACTGGATCTCTTTTATTTCTCACTGTTATGTCTTATGACCGATACATTGCCATTTGCAAGCCTTTGAGCTACCACAATTTGATGACCGAAGCTATCTTGGTAAAACTTATTTTTATAGTTTGGTCTGtacattttttaaatattgtgtCTCTATTTACACTCACATTAAACAAAGAAATTTGCAGGATAAACATAGTGGACACATTCTGCAATAATCCATCTTTATTGAAGTTAAGCTGTGAGGATACAAGACTGGTTAACTACTATGGCTTGTTTGGTATAGCTCTTTTCCAAGGCTCTTCCATACTGATAGTTTCATTAACATACGTAAAAATCCTAATTACCTGTCTTTCTACAAAACAGACACAAT ccataagtaaGGCAATGCAAACATGTGGGATGCATCTAGCTGTTTTTTTGAGTTTTGAGGTTAACGCATTCTTACTACTGATTTCTCACAGGTTGCAATCAGTTTCTCCACACATACGAAGGGCCTTTGGTGTTTCAATTCTTATATTTCCTCCAATTCTTAACCCTCTAATTTACAG CATTTTCCAGAGAGTGATGGAGAGTCTGATGAAGGACCTGAACGTGGTCGTTTACCTCGATGACCTGCTCATAATGGGAAGAGATGAGGCAGAACATCTGAAGAACCTCGACAGAGTCCTGCAACACTTGCAAGAGAGCTGA
- the LOC132901241 gene encoding olfactory receptor 56A4-like, protein MEGDTSLNNSNLIRFMTILTMESLDIPPSSAFSIFIFSTITYSLILFFHSVLLVTIIAKRELHKPMYILLFNLSICDLMGATGFYPQLVGSILFETRKISYPACGLQGIVIHLYGCGSLLFLTVMSYDRYIAICKPLRYHNLMTQGTLIKIILMVWSVNCVIIGILFMLTLSKEICKTHIVDMYCNNPSLLKLSCEDTRAINYYGLFAIALVQGSSILIVSLTYLKILITCLSTKQKNSISKAMQTCGTHLVVFLSFEINTFLLLVSHRLEAVSPHLRRAFGVSVVIFPPFLNPLIYGLKTREIQQTIFKFFQRKISSV, encoded by the coding sequence ATGGAAGGAGACACATCTCTTAATAATTCAAATTTAATACGCTTTATGACAATTCTGACCATGGAATCACTGGACATACCACCATCCAGTGCTTTTTCTATATTCATTTTTAGCACCATTACCTACTCTTTAATTTTGTTCTTCCACTCTGTGTTACTTGTGACTATTATTGCAAAAAGAGAGCTGCATAAACCTATGTACATACTGCTGTTTAATTTGTCCATATGTGACCTTATGGGAGCTACAGGTTTTTACCCTCAGCTGGTTGGTAGTATACTGTTTGAGACGAGAAAAATCTCCTACCCTGCCTGTGGCTTACAAGGCATAGTTATTCACCTCTATGGGTGTGGATCTCTTTTATTTCTCACCGTTATGTCTTATGACAGATATATTGCTATTTGCAAACCTTTAAGGTACCACAATCTGATGACACAAGGGACAttgataaaaataattttgatggtCTGGTCTGTTAATTGTGTGATTATTGGGATTTTATTCATGCTCACGCTAAGTAAAGAAATTTGCAAGACACATATAGTGGACATGTACTGCAATAATCCTTCTTTATTGAAGCTAAGCTGTGAGGATACAAGAGCAATTAATTACTATGGTTTGTTTGCTATAGCTCTTGTTCAAGGCTCCTCCATACTGATTGTATCATTAACATATCTCAAAATCCTAATTACCTGTCTTTCTACAAAACAGAAAAATTCTATAAGTAAGGCAATGCAAACCTGTGGGACACATTTAGTTGTTTTTCTGAGTTTTGAGATTAACACATTCTTACTACTGGTTTCTCACAGGTTAGAAGCAGTATCTCCACACTTAAGAAGAGCTTTTGGTGTTTCAGTTGTAATATTTCCTCCATTTCTCAATCCTCTAATTTATGGGTTGAAAACAAGGGAAATTCAGCAAACAATTTTTAAGTTTTTCCAAAGAAAGATTTCTTCTGTCTAA